The following proteins are co-located in the Microbacterium sp. SORGH_AS_0888 genome:
- a CDS encoding LysR family transcriptional regulator translates to MDTRLLEYFVAVAEEQSFTRAATRLYVAQSTVSAGIRALETRLGAVLIERAARHVSLTAAGEKLLTPAREIIEATERLTTTASGRVEGRLRVGIFVNLPALDLPRLFAAFLAQHPLVQLRLVSSPSGSTGLADDLRRGRIDLAFMGLPAGDLPDLVTTELARSPLVALVGSAHPLAAEADVTLERLSREPFVDGPAGFGQRTLVERELARRGLSRQVFAEVSAVGDIPAFVAEGFGVALVPRILVLPTPGVVALRLADTIEWSLSASTRPHPAPAVVALRRTLVETMPVAVAASRQ, encoded by the coding sequence GTGGACACCCGGCTCCTCGAGTACTTCGTCGCCGTGGCCGAGGAGCAGAGCTTCACCCGCGCCGCGACCCGGCTCTACGTCGCGCAGTCCACGGTGTCCGCCGGCATCCGCGCGCTCGAGACCCGTCTCGGCGCCGTGCTGATCGAGCGGGCCGCGCGCCACGTCTCCCTCACCGCGGCGGGCGAGAAGCTCCTGACCCCGGCGCGGGAGATCATCGAGGCGACCGAGCGCCTCACGACCACGGCGAGCGGTCGGGTCGAGGGGCGTCTGCGCGTCGGCATCTTCGTCAACCTCCCCGCGCTCGACCTGCCGCGGCTTTTCGCGGCGTTCCTCGCGCAGCATCCGCTCGTCCAGCTGCGGCTCGTGTCCTCGCCGTCGGGATCGACCGGGCTCGCCGACGACCTGCGCCGCGGCCGCATCGACCTCGCCTTCATGGGCCTGCCCGCCGGCGATCTGCCCGACCTGGTCACGACGGAGCTCGCCCGCTCGCCGCTGGTGGCACTGGTCGGGAGCGCGCACCCCCTGGCCGCGGAGGCGGACGTCACACTCGAACGGCTCAGCCGCGAGCCCTTCGTCGACGGGCCGGCGGGATTCGGCCAGCGCACCCTCGTCGAGCGCGAGCTCGCCCGCCGCGGCCTGTCGCGTCAGGTCTTCGCGGAGGTCTCGGCGGTCGGCGACATCCCCGCCTTCGTCGCCGAGGGATTCGGCGTCGCCCTCGTGCCGCGCATCCTCGTGCTGCCCACGCCCGGCGTCGTCGCGCTCCGCCTCGCCGACACGATCGAGTGGTCGCTGAGCGCGAGCACGCGACCCCACCCCGCGCCGGCCGTGGTCGCGCTGCGCCGCACGCTCGTCGAGACGATGCCCGTGGCCGTCGCCGCGAGCCGTCAGTAA
- a CDS encoding HU family DNA-binding protein produces the protein MADKSITKTELVASIASATGQSQSAVSSVLDSLFSTVSEAVAKGSKVSIPGWIAFEQVETAARTGRNPQTGAEIAIPAGKRVKVTAGSKLKAAVK, from the coding sequence ATGGCCGACAAGTCCATCACCAAGACCGAGCTCGTCGCGAGCATCGCCAGCGCCACGGGCCAGAGCCAGTCCGCCGTGTCGAGCGTGCTCGACTCCCTCTTCTCCACGGTCTCCGAGGCCGTCGCCAAGGGCAGCAAGGTCTCGATCCCCGGCTGGATCGCGTTCGAGCAGGTCGAGACCGCTGCGCGCACCGGCCGCAACCCCCAGACCGGCGCCGAGATCGCGATCCCCGCGGGCAAGCGCGTCAAGGTGACCGCCGGCTCGAAGCTGAAGGCCGCCGTCAAGTAA
- the rpsN gene encoding 30S ribosomal protein S14: MAKKSKIARNEQRKVVVERYAAKRLELKKQLVDPASTDEQREAARVGLQKLPRNASPVRLRSRDVIDGRPRGVLSKFGISRVRFRDMAHRGELPGVTKSSW, encoded by the coding sequence ATGGCGAAGAAGAGCAAGATCGCTCGCAACGAGCAGCGCAAGGTGGTCGTCGAGCGTTACGCGGCCAAGCGCCTCGAGCTGAAGAAGCAGCTCGTCGACCCGGCGTCCACCGACGAGCAGCGTGAGGCCGCCCGTGTGGGCCTGCAGAAGCTGCCCCGCAACGCATCGCCCGTGCGTCTGCGTTCGCGCGACGTCATCGACGGCCGCCCGCGCGGTGTCCTGTCGAAGTTCGGCATCTCGCGTGTGCGCTTCCGCGACATGGCGCACCGCGGCGAGCTGCCCGGCGTGACCAAGTCGAGCTGGTAA
- the rpmB gene encoding 50S ribosomal protein L28: MAAVCQVTGAVPGFGHNISHSHRRTKRRFDPNVQKKTYFVPSLGRKITLNVSAKGIKVIDARGIESVVKDLIAKGVKL, translated from the coding sequence ATGGCAGCAGTGTGCCAGGTGACTGGAGCGGTTCCCGGCTTCGGTCACAACATCTCGCACTCGCACCGCCGGACGAAGCGCCGCTTCGACCCCAACGTGCAGAAGAAGACCTACTTCGTTCCGTCGCTCGGTCGCAAGATCACGCTGAACGTGTCGGCCAAGGGCATCAAGGTCATTGACGCCCGCGGCATCGAGTCGGTCGTGAAGGACCTCATCGCGAAGGGTGTGAAGCTCTGA
- the rpmG gene encoding 50S ribosomal protein L33, with protein sequence MAKKAQDVRPIIKLRSTAGTGYTYVTRKNRRNNPDRIVLKKYDPVVRKHVEFREER encoded by the coding sequence ATGGCGAAGAAGGCTCAGGACGTCCGTCCGATCATCAAGCTGCGTTCGACCGCCGGCACGGGCTACACCTACGTGACGCGCAAGAACCGCCGCAACAACCCCGACCGCATCGTGCTCAAGAAGTACGACCCCGTCGTGCGCAAGCACGTCGAATTCCGAGAGGAGCGCTGA
- a CDS encoding TIGR03943 family protein, whose translation MGLASCLAVVTLGLAVTGRIGLYINPNSAWFAIGMAVLTLVGAALSFLLPLGAEDDHGHDHGDHGHHEHQDHAPGEPVGRAIVFAGGAAASVIVVGMLVMPPASLSAQLAASRDVGAPPLFAGSDTLSLATTGDTASFGVGDWASVFATATNPDAFEGDAVTLVGFVSGDTSGGFGLTRLVITHCVIDAQTATVPVSSTAGAPPAGQWVSITGTVRSSSAGKLQIVASQVTAIPEPSDPYEY comes from the coding sequence GTGGGACTCGCATCCTGCCTCGCCGTCGTCACCCTCGGCCTCGCCGTCACCGGTCGGATCGGCCTGTACATCAACCCGAACTCGGCATGGTTCGCGATCGGCATGGCGGTGCTGACCCTTGTCGGGGCGGCCCTCAGCTTCCTCCTGCCGCTCGGCGCCGAGGACGATCACGGTCACGACCACGGCGATCACGGGCACCACGAGCACCAGGACCACGCGCCGGGGGAGCCGGTGGGCCGTGCCATCGTCTTCGCGGGGGGTGCCGCCGCATCCGTCATCGTCGTGGGAATGCTCGTCATGCCGCCCGCCTCGCTCTCGGCGCAGCTCGCCGCATCCCGCGACGTGGGCGCGCCGCCGCTGTTCGCGGGCTCCGACACGCTGAGTCTCGCCACGACCGGTGACACGGCGTCGTTCGGAGTGGGCGACTGGGCGAGCGTGTTCGCCACCGCGACGAACCCGGACGCCTTCGAAGGCGACGCGGTCACCCTCGTCGGCTTCGTCTCGGGCGACACGTCCGGCGGGTTCGGGCTCACGCGGCTCGTCATCACGCACTGCGTGATCGACGCGCAGACCGCGACCGTGCCGGTCAGCAGCACCGCGGGGGCGCCACCGGCCGGGCAGTGGGTGTCGATCACCGGGACCGTCCGATCGTCGTCGGCGGGCAAGCTGCAGATCGTCGCGTCGCAGGTCACCGCGATCCCGGAGCCCTCCGACCCCTATGAGTACTGA
- a CDS encoding MFS transporter, giving the protein MTMTAEDSVPTAGRSRRAHVAGFWTAAIAFGIAMAFSTIPTPIYALYQQRDGFPTVVVTIVFAAYAVGVAISLYLVGHVSDWQGRRAVFLAALGVEAVSAVMFLFWDDVPGLIVARLVSGVGIGALTATATAHIGELRAQSHPESRIAPLVSNFANLGGLALGPLISGVLITWLPAPLITPYAVFLGLLVLALVATALIPETVDRAASARPYRPQRISVPATSRGAFWAAGTGAFTGFAVFGLMMALTPTVLVQSMGIASRLAAGVVPFAVFMSAAVAQVLTARLALRRQLVLSWVLMAVGIALVAVAVVGGVLAVFVGGGILAGAGVGVMFRASLGVAASLAPQGARGEVLAAVFLIAYVGLAVPTLLIGLALVWFPLPLVLAVFAVVVLVLISIATPRMVRRLA; this is encoded by the coding sequence ATGACGATGACAGCGGAAGACTCCGTTCCGACGGCGGGCCGTAGCCGGAGGGCGCATGTGGCGGGGTTCTGGACGGCGGCGATCGCGTTCGGGATCGCCATGGCGTTCTCGACGATCCCGACGCCGATCTACGCGCTGTACCAGCAGCGGGACGGATTCCCCACGGTCGTGGTGACGATCGTGTTCGCGGCGTACGCGGTCGGCGTCGCGATCAGCCTGTATCTGGTCGGTCACGTGAGCGACTGGCAGGGTCGGCGCGCGGTCTTCCTCGCCGCCCTCGGGGTCGAGGCGGTCTCGGCGGTCATGTTCCTCTTCTGGGACGACGTGCCCGGCCTCATCGTGGCGCGTCTGGTCTCGGGCGTGGGGATCGGCGCGCTCACCGCGACCGCGACCGCGCACATCGGCGAGCTCCGTGCGCAGTCCCACCCCGAGTCGCGGATCGCGCCGCTCGTGTCGAACTTCGCGAACCTGGGCGGACTCGCCCTCGGCCCGCTGATCTCGGGCGTCCTCATCACCTGGCTGCCCGCCCCGCTGATCACCCCCTACGCCGTGTTCCTCGGCCTGCTCGTGCTCGCCCTCGTCGCGACGGCGCTCATCCCCGAGACCGTCGACCGGGCGGCGAGCGCCCGCCCCTACCGTCCGCAGCGCATCAGCGTCCCCGCGACATCCCGCGGGGCGTTCTGGGCCGCCGGCACGGGCGCGTTCACGGGATTCGCCGTGTTCGGGCTCATGATGGCGCTGACCCCGACCGTGCTGGTGCAGTCGATGGGCATCGCCTCGCGCCTCGCGGCGGGTGTCGTCCCGTTCGCGGTGTTCATGTCGGCGGCCGTCGCGCAGGTGCTCACGGCGCGCCTGGCGCTGCGGCGACAACTGGTGCTGTCCTGGGTGCTCATGGCCGTGGGCATCGCCCTCGTCGCGGTGGCCGTGGTCGGCGGCGTCCTCGCCGTGTTCGTCGGCGGCGGGATCCTCGCCGGCGCCGGGGTCGGCGTGATGTTCCGGGCCTCCCTCGGGGTGGCGGCGTCGCTCGCGCCGCAGGGCGCGCGCGGCGAGGTGCTCGCGGCCGTCTTCCTCATCGCCTACGTCGGTCTCGCCGTCCCCACCCTCCTCATCGGGCTCGCTCTCGTCTGGTTCCCGCTCCCGCTCGTGCTGGCGGTCTTCGCGGTCGTGGTGCTGGTGCTGATCTCGATCGCGACGCCGCGGATGGTCCGGCGCCTCGCCTGA
- a CDS encoding DNA-3-methyladenine glycosylase, with translation MSGPAAVIPATREALDGLPVEVAPLLLGAVLETVVDAERVAVRITEVEAYAGKGTGDRVDPGSHARMGRTRRNATMWGEPGHLYVYLSHGIHSCVNVVCGPEGVAGGLLLRGGEVVAGADVATRRRLAARPAARRAAASGAVPADAAPLPPRDLARGPGRLGDAVGLRHPVHDGIDAVTGREQAGAVARLLLPDEPIAEFESGPRVGVAGVAGTAAFPWRFFVPGDPTVSAFRWGRGARAL, from the coding sequence GTGTCAGGTCCCGCTGCAGTGATCCCCGCCACCCGCGAAGCCCTCGACGGGCTGCCGGTCGAGGTCGCGCCGCTGCTGCTGGGCGCGGTGCTGGAGACCGTGGTGGATGCCGAGCGCGTCGCCGTGCGCATCACGGAGGTCGAGGCCTACGCGGGCAAGGGCACGGGCGACCGCGTCGATCCGGGCTCGCACGCGCGCATGGGCCGTACCCGGCGCAACGCGACGATGTGGGGCGAGCCCGGTCACCTCTACGTGTACCTGAGCCACGGCATCCACTCGTGCGTCAACGTCGTGTGCGGGCCGGAGGGCGTCGCGGGCGGGCTCCTCCTCCGCGGCGGCGAGGTCGTGGCCGGGGCGGATGTCGCCACGCGTCGCCGGCTCGCGGCTCGCCCGGCCGCGCGCCGGGCGGCGGCATCCGGGGCCGTGCCCGCCGACGCCGCTCCTCTCCCGCCGCGCGATCTGGCCCGGGGCCCCGGCCGCCTCGGCGATGCGGTGGGGCTGCGACATCCGGTCCACGACGGCATCGACGCGGTGACCGGGCGCGAGCAGGCCGGCGCGGTCGCTCGCCTGCTGCTGCCCGACGAGCCGATCGCGGAGTTCGAGAGCGGGCCCCGGGTGGGCGTCGCCGGTGTCGCGGGCACGGCCGCGTTCCCCTGGCGGTTCTTCGTGCCCGGCGACCCGACCGTGTCGGCGTTCCGGTGGGGGCGCGGCGCCCGCGCGCTGTAG
- a CDS encoding cytochrome c oxidase assembly protein has translation MTLSARALRIAGPVLLAAAALCALLIALAFGGGAAPLRIGDPGPVVRWGLPLATLGVNLSAALMAGALVTALFALRQGSRAFDVALDSASIAAAVFTVASAVTGFFTFLNVLNATPSADQLFGQQLGRFLVETELGRTWLITTVAGAALTVLTFAVRSWTATLLVAVLALAALVPMGTQGHTGDESSHKIAMVSLVLHILAAAVWLGGLLLLVFVRPVLERPAMVDVLSRYSSIALVAFVVVAVSGTLRASVSVVGWGDLLSPYGAILGVKVVALLALGTLGAWYRTRLIRSMVHKDAANRRFWTLIVLEFALMGIASGAGAALARTPPPADTTAPVGSDPAVFLTNAPVPPELTALRWFTQWDIDPIWAFAVGFGLFFYLAGVWRLRRRGDRWPVYRTVLWSLGLLALLWVTCGPVNAYQDYLFSIHMLGHMLLTMGIPLLLVAGAPVTLALRAIRKRDDGTRGGREWILWAVHSPFARVVTHPLVAAALFVGSLWLFYYSDLFRWSLYDHLGHEWMTVHFLITGYLFVQSLIGIDPVPYRFPYPLRLISLVAVIAMHAFFGIAIMMQTGLFVAEWFGSMGRTWGPTPLEDQYIGGGLAWAIGEIPSLILGITVAIQWSRSDERSQRSRDRHADRTGDAELEEYNARLAELAERDARVGR, from the coding sequence GTGACCCTCTCCGCGCGCGCCCTCCGGATCGCGGGACCCGTGCTCCTCGCCGCCGCCGCGCTGTGCGCGCTGCTGATCGCGCTCGCGTTCGGCGGGGGAGCGGCCCCTCTGCGCATCGGAGACCCGGGCCCCGTCGTGCGCTGGGGACTCCCGCTCGCGACGCTGGGCGTGAACCTGTCCGCCGCGCTCATGGCCGGCGCGCTCGTGACCGCCCTGTTCGCCCTGCGGCAGGGGAGCCGGGCATTCGATGTCGCGTTGGACTCCGCATCCATCGCCGCTGCGGTCTTCACGGTCGCGAGCGCCGTCACGGGCTTCTTCACCTTCCTCAACGTCCTGAACGCCACGCCGAGCGCGGATCAGCTGTTCGGGCAGCAGCTCGGGCGCTTCCTGGTCGAGACGGAGCTCGGGCGCACGTGGCTCATCACGACGGTCGCCGGTGCCGCTCTCACGGTGCTGACCTTCGCGGTCCGCTCCTGGACGGCCACGCTGCTGGTCGCCGTCCTCGCGCTGGCGGCGCTGGTCCCGATGGGGACGCAGGGACACACGGGGGACGAGTCGAGCCACAAGATCGCGATGGTCTCGCTCGTGCTCCACATCCTCGCGGCGGCGGTGTGGCTGGGAGGGCTCCTCCTGCTCGTGTTCGTGCGTCCCGTGCTCGAGCGCCCGGCGATGGTCGACGTGCTCTCGCGCTACTCCAGCATCGCGCTCGTCGCGTTCGTCGTCGTCGCCGTCTCCGGAACGCTTCGCGCGTCAGTCAGCGTCGTCGGCTGGGGCGACCTGCTGAGCCCCTACGGCGCCATCCTCGGGGTCAAGGTCGTGGCCCTGCTCGCCCTGGGGACGCTCGGAGCGTGGTACCGCACACGGCTGATCCGCTCGATGGTGCACAAGGATGCCGCGAACCGCCGGTTCTGGACGCTCATCGTCCTCGAGTTCGCCCTCATGGGCATCGCGAGCGGTGCCGGCGCCGCACTCGCCCGCACGCCCCCGCCGGCCGATACCACCGCGCCGGTCGGATCGGATCCCGCGGTGTTCCTCACGAACGCGCCGGTGCCTCCCGAGCTCACCGCACTGCGGTGGTTCACGCAGTGGGACATCGATCCGATCTGGGCGTTCGCGGTGGGCTTCGGGCTGTTCTTCTACCTCGCGGGCGTGTGGCGGCTGCGTCGACGCGGCGACCGCTGGCCCGTCTACCGGACCGTGCTGTGGTCGCTCGGACTGCTCGCGCTCCTGTGGGTCACCTGCGGCCCGGTCAACGCGTATCAGGACTACCTGTTCAGCATCCACATGCTCGGGCACATGCTGCTCACGATGGGGATCCCGCTGCTGCTCGTGGCCGGGGCGCCCGTCACGCTCGCGCTGCGCGCCATCCGCAAGCGCGACGACGGCACGCGCGGCGGACGGGAGTGGATCCTCTGGGCGGTGCACTCCCCGTTCGCCCGGGTCGTGACGCATCCGCTCGTCGCGGCCGCGCTCTTCGTCGGCTCGCTGTGGCTGTTCTACTACAGCGACCTGTTCCGGTGGTCGCTGTACGACCACCTCGGGCACGAGTGGATGACCGTGCACTTCCTCATCACCGGCTATCTCTTCGTCCAGTCGTTGATCGGCATCGATCCGGTGCCCTACCGGTTCCCGTACCCGTTGCGGCTCATCTCGCTCGTCGCGGTCATCGCGATGCACGCGTTCTTCGGCATCGCGATCATGATGCAGACCGGGCTCTTCGTCGCCGAGTGGTTCGGATCGATGGGCCGCACGTGGGGACCGACTCCGCTCGAGGACCAGTACATCGGCGGGGGACTCGCGTGGGCGATCGGCGAGATCCCGAGCCTGATCCTCGGGATCACGGTCGCGATCCAGTGGAGCCGCAGCGACGAGCGGTCCCAGCGCAGCCGCGACCGGCACGCCGATCGCACGGGCGACGCGGAGCTCGAGGAGTACAACGCCCGCCTCGCCGAGCTCGCCGAGCGCGACGCGCGCGTCGGGCGCTGA